The proteins below come from a single Triticum aestivum cultivar Chinese Spring chromosome 5D, IWGSC CS RefSeq v2.1, whole genome shotgun sequence genomic window:
- the LOC123119531 gene encoding RING-H2 finger protein ATL65: MRAHRPPPPPGGSPAPAPSPSPYPSPMPSPTAAFQGGLISSPPSPSAVASPGSAPVPAPAPEPNAVLAYTGARRGGGGMSPPLIAMLAVVGAALLVVLYARLARRVVRAVRQRWRGWRRRRRLLMLPLGSPANDSFASFTTYDNFYHTFSPYGLDDAAIKSLPSAQFLKAEAARASAGARDCAVCLLEFADGDELRALPLCAHAFHADCIDVWLRAHASCPLCRAAVALPPPVSSPLRSARRVRPSLDDLLFFHPVPPPPQNDAGALPEITPASPDQLNPRDFLLKRSYSFGFERNIATEAASTASPSWRYRLGGGGGEGASGRGRSFWSKRWPSPFGGVGGSAAAAARVFSFRSAAGKSSPFARRRAGAAPAGGGFFMSLSSEPPSIAAARRSNRASSRLRCGDPEALLSPDRLSR; encoded by the coding sequence ATGCGCGcgcatcgcccgccgccgccgccgggcggtTCCCCGGCGCCGGCGCCCTCTCCGTCCCCGTACCCGTCGCCAATGCCGTCCCCGACAGCGGCATTTCAGGGTGGGCTCATCAGCTCGCCGCCTTCTCCCTCTGCGGTCGCGTCGCCTGGATCGGCACCCGTGCCTGCGCCAGCGCCGGAGCCTAATGCGGTGCTCGCGTACACGGGCGCGCGGCGAGGCGGGGGTGGCATGAGCCCGCCGCTCATCGCCATGCTGGCGGTGGTGGGGGCGGCGCTGCTGGTGGTGCTCTACGCGCGGCTGGCCAGGCGCGTGGTCCGAGCCGTCCGGCAGCGGTGGCGCggttggaggaggcggcggcggctgctgatGCTCCCGCTCGGCTCCCCGGCGAACGACTCCTTCGCGTCCTTCACCACCTACGACAACTTCTACCACACCTTCTCGCCGTACGGCCTGGACGACGCGGCCATCAAGTCGCTGCCCTCGGCGCAGTTCCTCAAGGCGGAGGCCGCGCGCGCGAGCGCCGGCGCACGCGACTGCGCCGTGTGCCTGCTTGAGTTCGCcgacggcgacgagctccgcgcgcTGCCGCTGTGCGCGCACGCCTTCCACGCCGACTGCATCGACGTCTGGCTCCGCGCGCACGCCTCCTGCCCGCTCTGCCGCGCCGCCGTCGCGCTCCCGCCCCCCGTCTCCTCCCCGCTCCGCTCTGCCCGACGCGTTCGCCCCAGCCTCGACGACCTCCTCTTCTTCCACCCCGTCCCGCCGCCTCCCCAAAACGacgccggcgccctgccggagaTCACCCCGGCGAGTCCCGATCAGCTCAACCCGAGGGACTTCCTCCTCAAGCGCTCCTACTCCTTCGGCTTCGAGCGCAACATCGCCACGGAGGCCGCGTCCACAGCATCCCCTTCCTGGCGCTACcgcttgggcggcggcggcggcgaaggcgccAGCGGCCGAGGCCGAAGCTTCTGGAGCAAGCGCTGGCCGTCTCCATTCGGCGGCGTCGGGGGCTCCGCGGCGGCCGCAGCCCGTGTCTTCTCGTTCCGCTCGGCCGCGGGCAAGTCCTCCCCCttcgcccgccgccgcgccggcgcAGCCCCCGCAGGAGGCGGGTTTTTCATGTCCCTGTCCTCCGAGCCCCCGTCCATCGCCGCGGCGAGGCGGAGCAACCGCGCGTCGAGCCGGCTCCGGTGCGGGGACCCCGAGGCGCTGCTCTCGCCGGACCGTCTCAGCCGCTGA